CCTGTCGGTATGTCCGCCTTGCTGACCGCCCAACTGTATAGCCCTGCCGCCATCATCGTTTGCGATATGGACGAAAACCGTTTGAAACTGGCGAAAGAGTTGGGCGCGACCCATACCGTCAGCCCCGCTTCCGGCGACGTATCCAAACAAGTCTTTGCTATCGTCGGCGAAGACGGCGTAGATTGCGCGATTGAAGCCGTCGGTATCCCGGCTACATGGAATATGTGTCAAGACATCGTGAAACCCGGCGGTCATATCGCTGTGGTTGGCGTACATGGTCAATCCGTTGATTTCAAACTTGAAAAACTCTGGATTAAAAACCTTTCCATTACAACCGGTTTGGTAAATGCCAATACCACCGAAATGTTGATGAAGGCAATTTCCAGCAGCTCCGTCGATTACACCAAAATGTTGACCCACCATTTCAAATTCAGCGAATTGGAAAAAGCCTACGACGTGTTCAAACACGCCGCCGAAAACCAAGCGATGAAAGTGGTTTTGGAAGCGGATTAATCGGCGTTGAATCAGTTGTTTTTTAAGCGGATGCCGTCTGAACGTGTTTCAGACGGCATTTTTTCAGCCGTGTAAAACGGGCTGTCTGGCTGCTGTCGAATGAACTGATCGTTATTTTTATTATGCGGAAGGTGGATGGGCATTTTGGGGGGCGGTATGTCTGATCAGTGCTGCCGTGTATGCCGACTGTGCCCTCAATCGGCAAAATGCCGTCTGAAACGGGAAAGGTCTCAACCTTGTTATTCAGGCATATCCGGTTTGAACCGTTTAAACATCAGCATATGATTTTACGATAGGTAAGGACCGGATATATTAGACAATCTTATACCAATACAGATTGGCGAGTTTGACGGTGAAAAAGAATGTGCCGCCGGCAATGAAGTTTCTGCGATAACGTGCCATAGGATTTTTGTTTTTGGTTTGGGTGTTGGAGAAGGAATGGTTTGTTTTTTAAGGTTTAACTTTGTTGAAGTTGACGTTTTTAGACGATATCAGAGGTCGTCTGAAAGCACTAGCTTCAACGAAGTTAAAAGTTGAAACGGCAAACCGTCAATCAAGAAACCGCGTGCGTGCGTACCGCACACACCCTATGCGTTGGTTTTGAAGTTTCGTGTGATTCATAGGTAGGACACGCGGTCGGTTGGGTATGCAGGCTACGGCTTGCTAAAGCGATAACATGTTTTTATGTGCAATTAAAGCTGAGCGAAAAGCTGGATGAATCTCCCATTTACACTTCCTCATTTGCTCTATATTTCCTTTTGATACAAAATTTCGATTCTGCTCAAAAAGAATATGTTTAAATTCAGGTTTGTCTTTATTAATAATTTTAGGGTTAATAAAGCCAATTTCATGCAAATATTTTAATAATTTAATTGCATGTTCCTTATTTTCAGAGCCCAACTTTTCGCCTCTTAATTCAATTAACAACCCCCCAGGCATGCCCTGTAAAAATTTAAATAAATCATCAAAATCCCATTCAAAATTGTGTGAACTAAATCTATGCAATATATCTCTTGTTTGACTGCAATCTGCAACATACTCTTTCGAAATATCCTCCAATCTCTCTTCTGAATAGGTGTTCATAGCTAAATCTACATCAGCATCTGTTATTCGCAGTGGAGTATTTTTTTCTTTAGACTGTTTTTCTGTTAACAGACTAAGTTCATCTAATCTCGCAGTACGTCTCTTTTGTGCATTTTCAATAAGATGCCTGATTAGTTGTATTGCATCTCTAGGTCTGTTTCTTGCTGATTTCACAATAAAATCACGCCAATATCTTCTTTCTTGTGATGTTGGTAGCTTGACATCCTTATTTTCAAAGAAGGCATCGTATTCATCAGTATATTGCCTATGTATATGTTTATTTAATTCGACTTTCGCAGCAATTAATCGAGCTTCATAAATATCTTTTATAAGTTTATCCGACACATGTAGATTAACTTGATAGCTTCTGAAATGATCCATCTGTTCATTTTGAATAATTGAAGACTCTTCATTCATCCTGCTCCAGATACTGGTACGCAGACTAATTATTACTCGAACAGAAGGACATTTTATAGTTAGCTCTCTAATTGCCTGTAATAATCCCCAAATTTTATTTAACTCTTTATCATCGGAGCTAATCATTACTTGATCTGTATCATCTATAAAAATATAAAAAATATTTTCTCTTTCATTTTTTATTCTAATATTTATAGCATTGAGTAAACCATCTAAAGAGGAAGTATTTTTTTTGTTAATGAAGTAATTATCTTTTCAAAATCTATACTGGTTGTAGGTGTTGCAATTATGGATAAAAAATTAAGGGATTTTTGGATAAAATCACTATCTACTTTCCCATGATTCTTCAGATAATTGTATAGTTCTTTATCTGAATCTTTTTTTATAAATTTTGGTAAATCTTTACTAATTTCTTCAATTATAGATTCTATCAACGCATCAAAAAAAGTAGATTTTAATTCTGCTAAACTATTATTCCCTGAAATAGATATTTTTTTAGCGATACTATCAGGTTTCATAAAAATACTATGAACACCAGCAAACTGATTTCCTTGATATAATTGGTTCATCAGGGCGGATTTTCCTATTCCTTTATGCCCAATCAATATGCTCATTCCACTAGGTAATGCAATGATGTTTGATAAGTTTTCTGGCATGATAAATAAATTGTTCAAGAATCCTTTATCTCCTTCTGCTGTACCTGTTAGAACGTAAGGTTTTAGATATTCTAAGTTGTCCATAAAATTATCCTTAAATAATATGCCTATTTTGTAAAATAATAGGCATATTTTATAAAAATTAGAAAATATTTCTCAAATACTTCCCAGTATAACTCCCCTTAACCTTCGCCACTTCCTCGGGGCTACCTGAAGCGATAATTTTACCACCGCCATCTCCGCCTTCCGGCCCTAAGTCCACAATCCAATCCGCAGTTTTAATCACGTCCAGATTATGCTCGATAATCACAATCGAGTTGCCTTTGCCTTTCAAACGGCCTATCACTTCCAGCAGCAGGGCGATGTCGGCGAAGTGCAGGCCGGTAGTGGGTTCGTCGAGGATGTAGAGCGTTCTGCCGGTGTCGCGTTTGGAGAGTTCCAAGGCGAGTTTGACGCGCTGGGCTTCGCCGCCGGAGAGGGTGGTGGCGGACTGGCCGAGGCGTATGTAGCCTAGGCCTACGTCCATGAGGGTTTGCAGTTTGCGCGATACGGTGGGGACGGCGTCGAAAAATTCGCGGGCTTCTTCAACGGTCATGTCGAGGACTTGGCTGATATTTTTGCCTTTGTATTGGATTTCGAGGGTTTCGCGGTTGTAGCGTTTGCCGTGGCAGACTTCGCAGGGGACGTACACGTCGGGCAGGAAGTGCATTTCGACTTTAATTACGCCGTCGCCTTGGCAGGCTTCGCAGCGGCCGCCTTTGACGTTGAAGGAGAATCTGCCGACGTTGTAGCCGCGTTCGCGCGAGAGGGATACGCCGGCGAAGAGTTCGCGGATGGGGGTGAACAGGCCAGTGTAGGTGGCGGGGTTGGAGCGCGGGGTGCGGCCGATGGGGGATTGGTCGACGTTGATGACTTTGTCGAGGTGTTCGAGGCCGTGGATGTCGTCGTATGGGGCGGGTTCTTCTTGGGCGCGGTTGAGTTCGCGGGCGGTGATTTTGGCGAGGGTGTCGTTAATCAGGGTGGATTTGCCGCTGCCGGATACGCCGGTGATGCAGGTAATCAAACCGAGCGGCAGTTCGAGGGTAACATTTTTGAGGTTGTTGCCGCGCGCGCCTTTGAGGACGAGCATTCGGTCGGGATTGACGGGCGTGCGTTCAGACGGCACGGCAATGGATTTTTTGCCGCTGAGGTATTGTCCGGTAATGGATTTTTCGCATTGGGCGACGTTTTCGGGTGTGTCGGCAATCAGTACGTTGCCGCCGTGTTCGCCTGCTCCGGGGCCCATATCGACGACGAAATCGGCTTCGCGGATGGCGTCTTCGTCGTGTTCGACCACAATCACGCTGTTGCCCAAATCGCGCAGGCGTTTGAGGGTGGCGAGCAGGCGGTCATTGTCGCGCTGGTGCAGGCCGATGGAGGGTTCGTCCAAAACGTACATCACGCCGGTCAGGCCGCTGCCGATTTGGCTGGCGAGGCGGATGCGCTGGGCTTCGCCGCCGGAGAGGGTTTCGGCGGAGCGGCTTAAATTCAGGTAATCCAGCCCGACGTTAATCAAGAAGCCGAGTCGCTCAATGATTTCTTTGAGGATTTTTTCGGCGATTTGTTTTTTGTTGCCGTCCAAATCCAGCGTTTCAAAGAATTGGTGGGTTTTGGTCAGCGGCCAGGCGGAGATTTCGTGCAAGGGTTCGCCGCTGACGTAAACGTAGCGCGCTTCTTTGCGCAAACGTGCGCCGCCGCAGCTTGGGCAGGCGCGGTGGTTTTGGTATTCGCGCAGTTTTTCGCGCACGGTCTCGCTGTCGGTTTCGCGGTAGCGGCGTTCGAGATTGGGGATGATGCCTTCGAAGGCGTGGCTGCGGTTGAAGGTGGTGCCGCGTTCGGACAGGTAAGTGAAATCAATGACTTCTTTACCTGAACCGTGCAACACGACTTTTTTGACTTTTTCAGGTAGCGTTTCCCAAGCAGCCTGCACGTCGAAATCGTAATGCCGCGCCAGCGATTGAATCATTTGGAAATAGAACTGGTTGCGCTTGTCCCAGCCGTCAATCGCGCCCGAAGCCAGCGACAATTCGGGATGCGCGACTACTTTTTCGGGGTCGAAGAAATTGGTGTTGCCCAAGCCGTCGCAAGTCGGGCAGGAACCCATCGGGTTGTTGAACGAAAAGAGGCGTGGCTCTAATTCGGGCAGGCTGTACGAACACACGGGGCAGGCGAAACGCGCGGAAAACCAATGCTCTTCGCCGCTGTCCATCTCCATCGCCAGCGCGCGCTCGTTGCCGTGGCGAAGCGCGGTTTCAAAACTTTCCGCCAGCCGCTGCTTGATGTCCGCCTTCACTTTCACGCGGTCGATAACTACGTCGATGTTGTGCTTGATGTTTTTTTCCAGCTTCGGCACTTCGTCAAGCTGATAGACTTCGCCGTCCACGCGTACACGCGCAAAACCCTGCGCCTGCAAGTCGGCAAAGAAATCGACAAACTCGCCCTTACGCTCACGCACCGCCGGCGCCAAAATCATCACGCGTGTGTCTTCCGGCAGCTTCAAGATGGCATCGACCATCTGCGACACGGTTTGGCTGGATAGCGGCAGATTGTGTTCGGGGCAATACGGCGTGCCGACGCGTGCGTACAAAAGGCGCAGATAATCGTGGATTTCCGTAACCGTGCCGACAGTGGAACGCGGATTGTGGCTGGTGGATTTCTGCTCGATGGAAATCGCAGGCGACAGACCTTCGATCAAATCGACGTCGGGTTTGTCCATCATCTGCAAAAACTGCCGCGCATAGGCGGAAAGGCTCTCAACATAACGGCGTTGGCCTTCGGCATATAAAGTATCAAACGCCAGCGACGACTTACCGCTGCCCGACAGCCCCGTGACCACCACCAGCTTGTGGCGCGGAATGTCCAAATCGACGTTTTTCAAATTATGCGTACGCGCGCCGCGGATGCGGATGGTGTCGTTGTCGTGTGAATGTTTGGGATGATGGTTGCACATAATGGATGCCGCCTGAAAAATAAAGGAAAACCGATATTGTAGCACTTTCTCGGATGCCGTCTGAAGCCGCGTTCAGACGGCATTTGTCGGCGGAACGCGGCAGATTCCGCTATAATGTCGGCAATTTTAACCCGCTTGAATAGAAGGATGACAAATGAACCGTCTTTACCCCCACCCGATTATCGCCCGTGAGGGCTGGCCGATTATCGGCGGCGGTTTGGCTTTGAGCCTGCTGGTGTCGATGTGCTGCGGCTGGTGGTCTTTGCCGTTTTGGGTGTTTACTGTATTTGCCCTACAGTTTTTCCGCGACCCTGCGCGTGAGATTCCGCAAAATCCTGAAGCGGTGTTGAGCCCGGTTGACGGCCGTATCGTGGTGGTCGAGCGCGCACGCGATCCGTATCGTGATGTTGATGCTTTGAAAATCAGTATTTTTATGAACGTGTTCAACGTGCATTCGCAAAAATCGCCTGCCGATTGTACAGTAACGAAAGTGGTCTATAACAAAGGCAAATTCGTGAATGCGGATTTGGACAAAGCCAGCACGGAAAACGAACGTAATGCGGTTTTGGCGACTACGGCTTCTGGTCGTGAAATTACTTTTGTTCAAGTGGCCGGTTTGGTGGCGCGCCGTATTTTGTGCTACACCCAAGCAGGTGCGAAACTGTCCCGCGGCGAACGCTATGGCTTTATTCGCTTCGGTTCGCGCGTGGATATGTATCTGCCTGTCGATGCGCAGGCGCAAGTGGCGATTGGCGATAAAGTAACTGGCGTTAGCACTGTATTAGCGCGTTTGCCGCTGACTGCGCCGCAAATCGAATCCGAGCCTGAATCTGAGCCAGCTTCACAAGCGGCTTCGGTTGAAACAGCGGCAAACCCATCTGCCGAACAACGGCAAATCGAGGCAGCGGCGGCTAAGATTCAGGCGGCTGTGCAAGATGTGTTGAAAGATTAATTTTGCGAACTGAAATAGAAAATATCAGTACCATCATTCACACGAATGAGGAAGTTTGGTTTTTTGAATTTTTGCTAATGTTCACACCGTCATTCCCACGAAAGTGGGAATCTAGAAACTTAACGTTACGACGATTTATCGGAAACGACTGAAACCGGACGGACTGGATTCCCGCCTGCGCGGGAATGACGACTCATTAGTTACCTAAAACTTAAAAAAAACAGAAACCTTTCCGCGTCATTCCCATGAAAGTGGGAATCTAGAACCCAAATGCTAAGGCGATTTATCGGAAACGGCTGAAAACGAAGAGACTGGATTCCCGCCTGTGCGGGAATGACGACTTATTAGTTACCTAACACTTAAAAAACAGAAACCTTTCCGCGTCATTCCCACGAAAGTGGGAATCTAGAACCCAAATGCTAAGGCGATTTATCGGAAACGGCTGAAAACGAAGAGACTGGATTCCCGCCTGTGCGGGAATGACGACTTATTAGTTACCTAAAACTTAAAAAACAGAAACCTTTACACCGTCATTCCCACGAAAGTGGGAATCCGGGAACTTAACGTTACAGTGATTTATCGGAAACGGCTGAAACCGAACGAATTGGATTCCCGCCTGCGCGGGAATGACGACTCATTAGTTACCTAAAACTTAAAAAACAGAAACCTTTACGCCGTCATTCCCACGAAAGTGGGAATCCGGGAACTTAACGTTACAGTGATTTATCGGAAACGGCTGAAACCGAATGAATTGGATTCCCGCCTGCGTGGGAATGACGACTTATTAGTTACCTAACACTTAAAAAACAGAAACCTTTACGCCGTCATTCCCACGAAAGTGGGAATCTAGAACCCAAATGCTAAGGCGATTTATCGGAAACGGCTGAAACCGAATGAATTGGATTCCCGCCTGCGTGGGAATGACGGGATCTTGGGTTTTTGCTTTTGATTTTTCTGCTTTTGCGAGAATGACGGCGTGAAAGCAAGAATGATGAAACAGAAAAAATGGGAATGATGGCATAGTGGTTTGTTCTTTGTCTTTGCCATATTTCCTAAAAAATTGATTAAAAAGAAAAAAGGTTTTCAGAATGCCGTCTGAAAACCTTTTTTGTTTGCCTGTCCGATTTTAAAACTTCACGTTCACGCCGCCGGTAAAGCTGCGGCCCATTTGCGGCGTATCAGAGAGGAAGCTGCTGTGGGCGTAAACGGATTGGTTGAGCAGGTTGTCGGCTTTGACGTACCAATTCCACTCGCCATAGTGCGTATTGCGGCGGTAGTTTGCGCCGAGGTTGAGCATATGGTGTCCGGGCGTACGCGTTTCGTAGCGGGCGAGTTTGTTTTGGGCGAACACGCGGTAGTAGTCCAAATTGGCATCGATGCGGTCGGTCAGCGAGGCTTTCAGGTGGAAGCCGAGGCGCGCAGCTGGAACGCGTGGCGCGTTTTGGTCGGCTTGTGCGATGAAGGGACGCTTGCCGTAAGCATCTTCCCTGCCGGGTAGGGATGGCAGGTTTTTCAGACGGCCTCGTACATAGTCGCCGGAAACGCCGATGCGGTAGCGCGGTGTCGGTTTGAAGTAGATTTCGCCTTCCGCGCCGTAGAAGTCGGCGCCGGATTGGTTGTAGCGAACGAGCTTCATTTCGCTGTCGTCTTCGATGGATTTGGGGCCGCGTCCGTCGTTTAAGGTTTGGGCGTAGATATAGTTGCCGAAGCGGTTGCGGTAGAGTGCCAGATTGTATTGCCAGCGGTCTCCTTCGTAGCCCAGTGCGAGTTCGATATTGTTGGAACGCTCTTTGTTGAGGTGTTTGTTGCCGACTTCAAAGGTGTTGGTGGCAACGTGTTTGCCGTGTGCGTACAGCTCTTGCGTTGACGGCAGGCGTTCCTGATGGGAGGCGGTCAGGCTGAGTTTGTGGTGTGGCGTGAAATACCAGTTGCCTGAAAGTGCGAACGAGCGGGCGGTTTGGCGGTGTGCGTCGAGGTCGGGCAGGGGCTGGTTGTAGTAGTTTTCCCGATCAATCAATGCTTTGTCGTACTGGATGGAGGCTTTTTGTTTTTCCACGCGTACGCCGCCTTCAAGCGTGAAGTTGTCCCAGTTTGCCTGTTCTACACCGAAAAAGCTGTAATGTTGCACTTTATTGTCAAGCAGCATCGGTTGTTTGACCGCTTC
Above is a window of Neisseria sp. Marseille-Q6792 DNA encoding:
- the uvrA gene encoding excinuclease ABC subunit UvrA, with translation MCNHHPKHSHDNDTIRIRGARTHNLKNVDLDIPRHKLVVVTGLSGSGKSSLAFDTLYAEGQRRYVESLSAYARQFLQMMDKPDVDLIEGLSPAISIEQKSTSHNPRSTVGTVTEIHDYLRLLYARVGTPYCPEHNLPLSSQTVSQMVDAILKLPEDTRVMILAPAVRERKGEFVDFFADLQAQGFARVRVDGEVYQLDEVPKLEKNIKHNIDVVIDRVKVKADIKQRLAESFETALRHGNERALAMEMDSGEEHWFSARFACPVCSYSLPELEPRLFSFNNPMGSCPTCDGLGNTNFFDPEKVVAHPELSLASGAIDGWDKRNQFYFQMIQSLARHYDFDVQAAWETLPEKVKKVVLHGSGKEVIDFTYLSERGTTFNRSHAFEGIIPNLERRYRETDSETVREKLREYQNHRACPSCGGARLRKEARYVYVSGEPLHEISAWPLTKTHQFFETLDLDGNKKQIAEKILKEIIERLGFLINVGLDYLNLSRSAETLSGGEAQRIRLASQIGSGLTGVMYVLDEPSIGLHQRDNDRLLATLKRLRDLGNSVIVVEHDEDAIREADFVVDMGPGAGEHGGNVLIADTPENVAQCEKSITGQYLSGKKSIAVPSERTPVNPDRMLVLKGARGNNLKNVTLELPLGLITCITGVSGSGKSTLINDTLAKITARELNRAQEEPAPYDDIHGLEHLDKVINVDQSPIGRTPRSNPATYTGLFTPIRELFAGVSLSRERGYNVGRFSFNVKGGRCEACQGDGVIKVEMHFLPDVYVPCEVCHGKRYNRETLEIQYKGKNISQVLDMTVEEAREFFDAVPTVSRKLQTLMDVGLGYIRLGQSATTLSGGEAQRVKLALELSKRDTGRTLYILDEPTTGLHFADIALLLEVIGRLKGKGNSIVIIEHNLDVIKTADWIVDLGPEGGDGGGKIIASGSPEEVAKVKGSYTGKYLRNIF
- a CDS encoding phosphatidylserine decarboxylase; its protein translation is MNRLYPHPIIAREGWPIIGGGLALSLLVSMCCGWWSLPFWVFTVFALQFFRDPAREIPQNPEAVLSPVDGRIVVVERARDPYRDVDALKISIFMNVFNVHSQKSPADCTVTKVVYNKGKFVNADLDKASTENERNAVLATTASGREITFVQVAGLVARRILCYTQAGAKLSRGERYGFIRFGSRVDMYLPVDAQAQVAIGDKVTGVSTVLARLPLTAPQIESEPESEPASQAASVETAANPSAEQRQIEAAAAKIQAAVQDVLKD